One region of Natronobacterium texcoconense genomic DNA includes:
- a CDS encoding DEAD/DEAH box helicase produces MTDGDVAAFTHLGSTVRGALSERGFSTPTAPQRLAIPPLAAGQNTLVIAPTGSGKTETAMLPVFDDLVAEGGPPEGFSALYITPLRALNRDMRERLEWWGDYLDLEVDVRHGDTTDYQRSKQAKNPPDVLVTTPETLQAMLTGERLREALQDVSHVVIDEVHELAASKRGAQLAIGLERLRDLAGEFQRIGLSATVGDPEEVGGFLTGGRPCEIREIDVGSNVDVTVREPEITEEDEQLAGKLMTESDTASHVRLIRDIVAAHESTLIFVNTRQTAEALGSRFKELDLPIGVHHGSLSKEARIDVEDRFKAGELDGLLCTSSMELGIDVGSVDHMIQYQSPRQVTRLLQRIGRAGHRQDEVSSGTIVTTRPDDTFEALAIARRARAGEVEPAAIHEGSLDVVANQIPGIVQSRGDTPLREAYETVSRAYPFRDLPEETFREVVSELSRNRILWLDEGEDRLETSGGTWQYVYSNLSMIPDEETYEVHDIASGGQIGTLDERFVVNFAEPGEIFVQRGEMWRISEIDDEEARVKVSPIEDPAGEVPSWIGQEIPVPAAVAQEVGDIRAVAQPQLETGADATAVGRELAGRYPADEYTLTEACEQLERHVDSESPMPTADRIVLERQGRTIVVNACYGHTANETLGRVLSSLLGQRAGSSVGLETDPYRIELEVPTSIATSDVLEVLEETDPDHVEPMVELGLKNSDALAFRLAQVSAKFGALKRWQGGSSGRISNERLLAALEDTPMYEESIREVFHEDLDVERASAVLEGIQSGEIELVTHRGRTPVGQGGRSSSGKELLAPENADASVIETVRERIKDDRVILLCTHCKDWKVRTKVKRVRDQPECPECGSTRIASLNPWADEVVQAVRAEEKDEDQEKMTERAYRAASLVQSHGKQAVIAMAARGVGPHNAAQIINKLREDESEFYRDILSKEREYARTQSFWD; encoded by the coding sequence ATGACAGACGGGGACGTCGCGGCCTTTACGCACCTCGGTTCGACGGTTCGTGGGGCGCTCTCCGAACGCGGCTTCTCGACGCCGACTGCACCACAGCGACTGGCGATCCCCCCGCTTGCCGCCGGGCAGAACACGCTCGTGATAGCACCCACCGGGAGTGGCAAGACCGAGACCGCGATGTTGCCCGTCTTCGACGACCTCGTGGCAGAAGGAGGGCCACCAGAGGGGTTCAGTGCACTCTACATCACACCGCTGCGGGCACTCAACCGCGACATGCGCGAACGCCTCGAGTGGTGGGGCGACTATCTCGACCTCGAGGTCGACGTCCGTCACGGCGACACGACCGACTACCAGCGCAGCAAGCAGGCGAAGAACCCGCCGGACGTGCTCGTGACGACGCCCGAAACCCTGCAGGCGATGTTGACCGGTGAACGGTTGCGCGAAGCCCTGCAGGACGTCTCCCACGTCGTGATCGACGAGGTCCACGAACTCGCGGCCTCGAAACGCGGTGCGCAACTCGCGATCGGCCTCGAGCGACTGCGCGACCTCGCGGGCGAGTTCCAGCGGATCGGCCTCTCGGCGACCGTCGGTGATCCCGAGGAGGTCGGCGGTTTTCTCACCGGCGGTCGCCCCTGCGAGATCCGCGAGATCGATGTCGGGAGCAACGTCGACGTGACGGTTCGCGAACCCGAGATCACCGAAGAAGACGAGCAACTCGCGGGGAAGCTGATGACCGAATCCGACACCGCGAGTCACGTCCGGCTGATTCGCGACATAGTCGCGGCACACGAATCGACGCTGATCTTCGTCAATACGCGCCAGACCGCCGAAGCCCTGGGATCGCGGTTCAAGGAACTCGACCTGCCGATCGGCGTCCACCACGGATCGCTCTCGAAGGAGGCACGGATCGACGTCGAGGACCGGTTCAAAGCGGGAGAGCTGGATGGTCTGCTCTGTACCTCCTCTATGGAACTCGGGATCGACGTCGGCAGCGTCGACCACATGATCCAGTACCAGAGTCCGCGCCAGGTCACGCGACTCCTCCAGCGGATCGGACGAGCGGGCCACCGGCAGGACGAGGTCTCGAGCGGCACCATCGTGACGACCAGGCCCGACGACACCTTCGAGGCGCTGGCCATCGCGCGTCGCGCTCGCGCGGGCGAAGTCGAACCTGCAGCGATCCACGAGGGGAGCTTAGACGTCGTCGCGAACCAGATCCCAGGGATCGTCCAGAGTCGCGGCGATACCCCTCTTCGCGAGGCCTACGAGACTGTCTCGCGGGCGTATCCGTTCCGCGACCTTCCCGAGGAAACGTTCCGCGAGGTCGTCTCGGAACTGAGTCGAAATCGGATCCTCTGGCTCGACGAGGGCGAGGATCGACTCGAGACCAGCGGCGGCACCTGGCAGTACGTCTACTCGAACCTCTCGATGATCCCCGACGAGGAGACCTACGAGGTCCACGACATCGCTTCCGGCGGCCAGATCGGGACCCTGGACGAACGGTTCGTCGTCAACTTCGCCGAACCCGGCGAGATCTTCGTCCAGCGCGGTGAGATGTGGCGGATCAGTGAGATCGACGACGAGGAAGCCCGGGTGAAGGTCAGCCCGATCGAGGACCCCGCGGGGGAGGTCCCCTCCTGGATCGGTCAGGAGATTCCGGTTCCTGCGGCAGTAGCGCAGGAGGTCGGCGATATTCGGGCCGTGGCACAGCCGCAGTTAGAGACAGGTGCCGACGCCACCGCCGTCGGCCGCGAACTCGCAGGTCGCTACCCGGCCGACGAGTACACGCTCACGGAGGCCTGCGAGCAACTCGAGCGCCACGTCGACAGCGAGTCGCCGATGCCGACGGCCGACCGGATCGTCCTCGAGCGTCAGGGCCGGACCATCGTCGTCAACGCCTGCTACGGCCATACGGCGAACGAGACGCTGGGACGGGTGCTCTCCTCGTTGCTTGGCCAGCGAGCCGGGTCGTCGGTCGGCCTCGAGACGGATCCCTACCGGATCGAACTCGAGGTGCCGACTTCGATCGCGACCAGCGACGTCCTGGAGGTGTTAGAGGAGACCGACCCCGACCACGTCGAGCCGATGGTCGAACTCGGACTCAAAAACTCCGACGCCCTCGCGTTCCGACTCGCACAGGTTTCCGCGAAGTTCGGCGCGCTCAAACGCTGGCAGGGCGGGAGTTCGGGCCGAATCTCGAACGAGCGGCTGCTGGCTGCGCTCGAGGACACGCCGATGTACGAGGAGTCGATCCGTGAGGTGTTTCACGAGGACTTAGACGTCGAACGCGCGAGTGCGGTTCTCGAGGGGATCCAGTCGGGGGAGATCGAACTCGTGACCCACCGCGGGCGGACGCCAGTCGGGCAGGGCGGTCGGTCCTCGTCGGGGAAGGAACTGCTCGCTCCCGAGAACGCGGATGCGAGCGTCATCGAGACGGTCCGGGAACGGATCAAGGACGACCGAGTCATCCTGCTGTGTACCCACTGCAAGGACTGGAAAGTCAGGACGAAAGTCAAGCGAGTTCGTGACCAGCCCGAGTGCCCCGAGTGTGGCTCGACCCGGATCGCATCGTTGAACCCGTGGGCCGACGAGGTCGTCCAGGCAGTCCGTGCCGAGGAGAAAGACGAAGACCAGGAGAAGATGACCGAACGGGCGTACCGGGCAGCAAGTCTCGTCCAGAGCCACGGCAAGCAGGCTGTGATCGCGATGGCAGCCCGCGGTGTCGGTCCGCACAACGCGGCCCAGATTATCAACAAACTCCGGGAGGACGAGTCGGAGTTCTACCGGGACATTCTCTCGAAGGAGCGCGAGTACGCGCGCACGCAATCGTTCTGGGACTGA
- a CDS encoding PGF-CTERM sorting domain-containing protein, with translation MVAVGAVAGSPAGDSMPTAVTAGEDRSEFAPTATLQSGVSEEEFVEPVPEEGDPYFEAEADDGSWISYVNPRDAYRSPYLGEGSGKLCVTLLNENGDPVVGESVPGTTVTVETGEELEWHSDADPFVVEYPLPENYDRPLDADQFGTTDDLPQGDGYLDSHCLEWHGLPEDETVNYGEVEVEGENADDVEVVGYVQQAHDSWDSDVDPIEAAEPYEEAGGWTYYEGGSHGQAVVVLQLDGDGDATGGETDDSDGSDDSSSDDNGGTDSSNPDDTGADETPGFGAVAVLVALLSVLALRSRPE, from the coding sequence ATGGTCGCAGTCGGAGCGGTCGCGGGGTCGCCTGCGGGCGATTCCATGCCGACCGCAGTCACGGCAGGTGAGGACCGGTCCGAGTTCGCTCCCACGGCGACGTTACAAAGCGGCGTCAGCGAGGAGGAGTTCGTCGAACCGGTGCCCGAGGAAGGCGATCCGTACTTCGAGGCGGAAGCGGACGACGGGAGCTGGATCAGCTACGTCAACCCGCGCGACGCGTACCGCAGTCCGTACCTCGGCGAAGGCTCGGGCAAACTCTGTGTCACGCTGTTAAACGAGAACGGTGATCCCGTCGTCGGCGAGAGCGTTCCCGGCACGACCGTGACGGTCGAGACCGGCGAGGAACTCGAGTGGCACAGCGATGCCGACCCGTTCGTCGTCGAGTACCCGCTACCCGAGAACTACGACCGCCCGCTCGACGCCGACCAGTTCGGCACGACCGACGACCTCCCACAGGGAGACGGCTACCTCGACTCACACTGTCTCGAGTGGCACGGACTCCCCGAGGACGAGACGGTCAACTACGGTGAGGTCGAGGTCGAAGGCGAGAACGCCGACGACGTCGAGGTCGTCGGGTACGTCCAGCAAGCCCACGATAGCTGGGACAGCGACGTCGATCCGATCGAGGCCGCCGAACCGTACGAGGAGGCGGGCGGCTGGACCTACTACGAGGGCGGCTCGCACGGTCAGGCCGTCGTCGTTCTCCAGCTCGACGGTGACGGCGACGCAACCGGCGGTGAAACCGACGATAGCGACGGGTCGGACGACTCGAGTTCCGACGATAACGGTGGAACCGACAGTTCGAACCCCGACGACACTGGCGCTGACGAAACGCCCGGCTTCGGCGCAGTCGCCGTCCTCGTCGCACTGCTCTCGGTGCTTGCTCTCCGCTCCCGGCCGGAGTAA
- a CDS encoding DEAD/DEAH box helicase produces MDTDHDATDDLALTGDELRESYPRERYSGQLEERITLPSQSANHVPAETVLPAELAARLAVDPWSHQAEALEALADGENVCVATSTSSGKTYVYGLEIARRALENPEVRALIVYPTKALSRDQERELEDLFDELALDVTVGVYDGDTSAEDKSRIREEANVVITNVAGLNQYLEGHHRWARFHANCDLIVVDEAHSWTGISGMHAAWILRRAQRVIDWYGGDPQYVLTSATIGNPGDHAQALTGEPATVVDEDGSPNGRRHLVFWEPPSDDGSSGDGNEDGDDALPSKRPATVEGPELWAHCCYHGVPSLLFCDSRKQTELAVDRATDYVANPTLPYHGGVDLEPYNAGHGKESRRETERRLKSGQLDGVATTSALEVGIDVGGIDGTVLMGYPGSRSSFWQRIGRSGRGRRDALSVFVPDHATLDQYVCNHPEYLLEGDPEDAVVDLANNPVFLEHLRCAAQELPVTRDDADLLGGLERLERAVEYGHRTGDLEGSIEGGVTYARRDRPQNEVDIYASGGNSVEVRVAGDETIDHEPIGKARAYRDYHVGATVLYQGDQYEVREFREDRPQPYVKLEPVDVDYYTQSQRQVAIYDTEVHESRELESGFRLNWGYGTVTVRYPTYTRREIDTGDVRAIGLETGLGPLEMRTQLCWAEVPTDVERAVTEAHSEYHNEECEDLPPRLHGYLGGIHAIEHAMIGVTPLELTVDANDLGGLATNRLPETPDTSGWFIYDGVEGGVGFSRRIYEEYEAVARRARELIVDCDCGRDEGCPACLMDDRCGNDNRPLYGPAATDVIDALLGEETLEEEATTATDESEKRRPPASVS; encoded by the coding sequence ATGGATACCGATCACGACGCTACCGACGACCTCGCGCTCACCGGCGACGAACTCCGGGAGAGCTACCCGCGTGAGCGCTACAGCGGACAGCTCGAGGAACGAATCACGCTTCCTTCGCAGTCGGCCAACCACGTCCCCGCCGAAACCGTCCTCCCGGCGGAGCTGGCGGCCCGGCTCGCAGTCGACCCCTGGAGCCACCAGGCCGAGGCGCTCGAGGCGCTCGCCGACGGTGAGAACGTCTGTGTCGCGACCTCTACGTCCTCCGGGAAGACCTACGTCTACGGGCTCGAGATCGCTCGCCGCGCACTCGAGAACCCAGAGGTGCGTGCGCTGATCGTCTACCCGACGAAGGCACTCAGCCGCGACCAGGAACGGGAACTCGAGGACCTGTTCGACGAACTGGCGCTTGACGTCACCGTCGGGGTCTACGACGGCGATACGAGCGCGGAGGACAAGTCTCGAATCCGCGAGGAGGCAAACGTCGTCATCACGAACGTCGCGGGGTTGAACCAGTACCTCGAGGGACACCACCGCTGGGCCCGCTTTCACGCGAACTGTGACCTGATCGTCGTCGACGAAGCCCACTCGTGGACGGGGATCAGCGGCATGCACGCAGCCTGGATTCTCCGTAGGGCTCAGCGCGTGATCGACTGGTACGGCGGCGACCCTCAGTACGTGCTGACGAGTGCGACCATCGGAAATCCGGGCGACCACGCGCAGGCGCTGACGGGCGAACCGGCGACGGTGGTCGACGAGGACGGCTCGCCGAACGGCCGCAGACACCTCGTATTCTGGGAGCCGCCGTCCGACGACGGGAGTAGTGGCGACGGAAACGAGGACGGCGACGACGCCCTACCGAGCAAACGTCCCGCCACCGTCGAGGGACCGGAGCTGTGGGCGCACTGCTGTTATCACGGCGTCCCGTCGTTGCTGTTCTGTGACTCGCGCAAACAGACGGAACTGGCCGTCGACCGGGCGACCGACTACGTGGCGAATCCGACGCTTCCCTACCACGGAGGGGTCGATCTCGAGCCGTACAACGCCGGCCACGGCAAGGAATCACGCCGCGAGACCGAACGCCGACTCAAATCCGGGCAACTCGACGGCGTCGCGACCACCAGCGCCCTCGAGGTCGGAATCGACGTCGGCGGTATCGACGGCACCGTCCTGATGGGGTATCCTGGCTCCCGGAGCTCCTTCTGGCAGCGGATCGGTCGCTCGGGGCGTGGCCGCCGCGACGCCCTCTCCGTCTTCGTCCCGGATCACGCGACCCTCGACCAGTACGTCTGCAACCACCCGGAGTACCTCCTCGAGGGCGACCCCGAGGACGCCGTCGTCGACCTCGCGAACAACCCGGTTTTCCTCGAGCACCTCCGCTGTGCCGCCCAGGAGTTGCCCGTCACCCGCGACGACGCCGACCTCCTCGGCGGCCTGGAGCGACTCGAGCGAGCCGTCGAGTACGGCCATCGGACTGGCGACCTCGAGGGATCGATCGAGGGCGGCGTGACCTACGCTCGACGCGACCGTCCGCAGAACGAGGTGGACATCTACGCCTCCGGCGGGAACTCCGTCGAGGTCAGGGTGGCCGGCGACGAGACGATCGATCACGAGCCCATCGGGAAGGCACGGGCCTATCGGGACTACCACGTGGGAGCGACGGTGCTCTACCAGGGCGACCAGTACGAGGTCCGGGAGTTCAGGGAGGACAGGCCACAGCCGTACGTCAAACTCGAGCCGGTCGACGTCGACTACTACACCCAGTCACAGCGCCAGGTTGCGATCTACGACACCGAGGTTCACGAGTCGCGGGAACTCGAGAGCGGCTTCCGGCTCAACTGGGGCTATGGCACGGTGACGGTCCGCTATCCCACGTACACCAGACGCGAGATCGACACCGGCGACGTTCGCGCTATCGGCCTCGAGACGGGACTGGGGCCGCTCGAGATGCGAACCCAACTATGCTGGGCGGAGGTTCCCACCGACGTCGAGCGGGCCGTAACGGAGGCCCATTCGGAGTACCACAACGAGGAGTGTGAGGACCTGCCGCCGCGACTGCACGGCTACCTCGGTGGCATCCACGCCATCGAACACGCCATGATCGGCGTCACGCCGCTCGAGTTGACCGTCGACGCGAACGATCTCGGCGGACTGGCGACCAACCGCCTCCCCGAGACGCCCGATACGAGCGGGTGGTTCATCTACGACGGCGTCGAGGGCGGCGTCGGCTTCTCGCGGCGGATCTACGAGGAGTACGAGGCGGTCGCCCGACGTGCTCGAGAACTGATCGTCGACTGCGACTGCGGTCGCGACGAGGGCTGTCCCGCCTGTCTGATGGACGACCGCTGTGGAAACGACAATCGACCGCTGTACGGGCCAGCGGCGACGGACGTGATCGACGCGTTGCTGGGTGAGGAGACGCTCGAGGAGGAGGCGACGACTGCAACGGATGAATCCGAGAAACGACGGCCGCCGGCGTCGGTGTCCTGA
- a CDS encoding ribonuclease H-like domain-containing protein, protein MTAGSGVTLLSVQCETLAERSDRALEDLLTYFGPDLVYVVRDGFDPRVASRLRRSFDGSVVHAAGAEDLRTETVAGQTVVFATATTALEDRAPAGADYVVCDDLTVETDRISLEVGLEGRDAIGRYQARIRSAETTFLTGALEANYDHVWTAIVDGERVRLPVRGLGPIRRAGSAELACLTCGEDGSVAVSSVPADRFGLTALEGVGPSTADRLREQGYDRRAAVAEASVDDLESVRGIGTTTARTIRESARALVDGRVVRRTEDPVPPADRTPIFVDIETDGLHPTVVWLIGVYDPARDAYVDFVDTSPSKDDPGRATREFVDWLAAEYDRPALVAWNGHEFDFEHLERFVAEYAPAFHEFWREDVFEYDLYDWAVRRDNAVLPGRTNRLEDVATALGRVEERDAEPIDGRTLGKRIRRLLESSSDDEDVDWNRARRYCEADIRELAAVHEAIEEADPEPARTESTDDHGTTQTGLTDF, encoded by the coding sequence ATGACGGCCGGTAGCGGTGTAACCCTGCTTTCCGTCCAGTGTGAGACGCTGGCCGAGCGAAGCGACCGGGCGCTCGAGGACCTCCTCACGTACTTCGGACCTGACCTCGTCTACGTGGTCCGTGACGGCTTCGATCCGCGGGTCGCGAGTCGTCTCCGCCGATCGTTCGACGGTTCTGTCGTCCACGCCGCTGGTGCCGAGGACCTCCGAACGGAGACGGTCGCGGGACAGACCGTCGTCTTCGCGACCGCGACGACAGCACTCGAGGACCGGGCCCCGGCCGGCGCGGACTACGTCGTCTGTGATGACCTGACGGTCGAGACGGATCGTATCTCGCTCGAGGTCGGTCTCGAGGGACGGGACGCGATCGGCCGGTATCAGGCTCGAATCCGATCGGCCGAGACGACGTTTCTCACCGGCGCGCTCGAGGCGAACTACGATCACGTCTGGACCGCCATCGTCGACGGCGAGCGCGTTCGCCTCCCGGTTCGCGGTCTCGGGCCGATTCGACGCGCGGGTTCGGCCGAACTCGCCTGTCTCACCTGCGGAGAGGACGGTTCGGTTGCCGTCTCGTCGGTTCCTGCGGATCGGTTCGGGTTGACGGCGCTCGAGGGCGTCGGCCCCTCGACGGCCGATCGACTCCGAGAGCAGGGATACGACCGTCGAGCGGCGGTCGCCGAGGCGTCGGTCGACGACCTCGAGTCGGTACGCGGGATTGGGACCACGACGGCGCGGACGATCCGCGAGAGTGCGCGGGCGCTCGTGGACGGGCGTGTCGTCCGTCGGACCGAGGACCCCGTCCCGCCCGCCGATCGAACGCCGATTTTCGTCGACATCGAGACGGACGGTCTGCATCCCACTGTCGTCTGGTTGATCGGCGTCTACGACCCTGCTCGCGATGCGTACGTCGACTTCGTCGACACCTCCCCGTCGAAAGACGACCCTGGCCGTGCAACCCGGGAGTTCGTCGACTGGCTGGCCGCCGAATACGACCGGCCCGCGCTGGTCGCCTGGAACGGCCACGAGTTCGACTTCGAGCACCTCGAGCGGTTCGTCGCCGAGTACGCGCCCGCCTTCCACGAGTTCTGGCGCGAGGACGTGTTCGAGTACGACCTCTACGACTGGGCCGTCCGGCGGGACAACGCCGTCCTCCCCGGTCGAACGAACCGCCTCGAGGACGTCGCCACGGCACTCGGCCGCGTCGAGGAACGCGACGCGGAACCGATCGACGGCCGGACGCTCGGCAAACGGATTCGGCGGCTGCTCGAGTCCTCGAGCGACGACGAGGACGTCGACTGGAACCGCGCCCGCCGCTACTGTGAGGCCGACATTCGCGAACTGGCCGCCGTCCACGAGGCCATCGAGGAAGCCGATCCGGAGCCCGCTCGAACGGAATCGACAGACGACCACGGAACCACCCAGACCGGCCTGACCGACTTCTAG
- a CDS encoding thioredoxin family protein has protein sequence MSPKPVRLEDSEDLERFVTDHDVALVELYTSGCPKCQSMEPVLGNVARSTDIPVGLANPGDDPELLEAFEVRSVPMLVLFRDGEPVGEVADGFLGGDAVVSFIEDHAPEAVAEDA, from the coding sequence ATGAGCCCGAAGCCCGTCCGACTCGAGGACAGCGAGGACCTCGAGCGGTTCGTCACGGACCACGACGTGGCGCTCGTCGAACTCTACACGAGCGGTTGCCCGAAGTGCCAGTCGATGGAGCCAGTACTCGGGAACGTCGCCCGGTCGACGGATATCCCCGTGGGGCTGGCGAATCCCGGCGACGACCCCGAACTGCTCGAGGCGTTCGAGGTCCGGTCCGTCCCGATGCTCGTCCTGTTCCGGGATGGCGAACCGGTCGGGGAGGTCGCCGACGGGTTCCTCGGCGGCGACGCGGTCGTCAGCTTCATCGAGGATCACGCACCCGAGGCCGTCGCCGAGGACGCGTGA
- the glnA gene encoding type I glutamate--ammonia ligase, whose product MANGKLTSAEQDVLDEIEENDVDFLRLQFTDILGTVKNVAVPARQAEKAFTEGIYFDGSSIEGFVRIQESDMRLVPDPDTFAILPWRQDEESAAARMICDVYDTSTDEPFEGDPRYVLKQAIERAKDMGYEVNFAPEPEFFMFEEDEDGRATTETADHGGYFDLAPKDLASDVRRDIIYGLEDMGFEIEASHHEVARGQYEINFEYDDALSTADNVGTFRTVVRAIAAQHDLHATFMPKPIPKINGSGMHTHMSLMTEDGENAFHDEDDEFDLSETAHSYLAGILEHAPAITAVANPTVNSYKRLVPGYEAPVYVAWSDRNRSALVRKPAARVPAASRVELRSPDPSCNPYLAFAVMIHAGLDGIEKDLECPDPIRENIYEFDEQKREEYGIDTLPSNLGEAVDALEEDEVIYDALGEHVAPKFVEAKSQEFEEYLVDVSEWEIDRYLETF is encoded by the coding sequence ATGGCAAACGGAAAGCTGACTTCGGCAGAACAGGACGTACTGGACGAAATCGAGGAAAACGACGTCGACTTCCTCAGGCTCCAGTTTACGGACATCCTGGGAACGGTCAAGAACGTCGCTGTTCCGGCCCGCCAGGCCGAGAAAGCCTTCACCGAGGGAATCTACTTCGACGGTTCCTCGATCGAGGGGTTCGTCCGCATTCAGGAGTCGGACATGCGTCTGGTTCCCGACCCGGACACGTTCGCGATCCTCCCGTGGAGACAGGACGAGGAGAGCGCCGCAGCCCGGATGATCTGTGACGTCTACGACACCTCGACGGACGAACCGTTCGAAGGTGACCCACGCTACGTCCTCAAACAGGCCATCGAGCGTGCAAAGGACATGGGCTACGAGGTCAACTTCGCACCCGAACCCGAGTTCTTCATGTTCGAGGAGGACGAGGACGGCCGCGCGACGACCGAAACCGCCGACCACGGCGGCTACTTCGACCTTGCGCCGAAAGACCTCGCGAGCGACGTCCGCCGGGACATCATCTACGGCCTCGAGGACATGGGCTTCGAAATCGAGGCCAGTCACCACGAGGTCGCACGCGGCCAGTACGAGATCAACTTCGAGTACGACGACGCACTCTCGACGGCGGACAACGTCGGGACGTTCCGGACCGTCGTCCGCGCAATCGCCGCCCAGCACGACCTGCACGCCACGTTCATGCCCAAGCCGATCCCGAAGATCAACGGCTCGGGGATGCACACACACATGTCGCTGATGACCGAAGACGGCGAGAACGCCTTCCACGACGAGGACGACGAGTTCGATCTCTCGGAGACGGCTCACTCCTACCTCGCCGGTATCCTCGAGCACGCGCCGGCGATCACCGCCGTGGCGAACCCGACCGTCAACAGCTACAAGCGCCTGGTCCCGGGCTACGAGGCACCGGTCTACGTCGCCTGGTCCGACCGCAACCGTTCGGCACTCGTGCGAAAGCCAGCCGCCCGCGTTCCGGCCGCCTCGCGCGTCGAACTGCGCTCGCCCGACCCGTCGTGTAACCCGTACCTCGCTTTCGCCGTCATGATCCACGCCGGTCTCGACGGCATCGAGAAGGACCTCGAGTGTCCGGACCCGATCCGCGAGAACATCTACGAATTCGACGAACAGAAACGCGAAGAGTACGGTATCGACACGCTCCCGTCGAACCTCGGGGAAGCGGTCGACGCCCTGGAAGAGGACGAAGTCATCTACGACGCGCTGGGCGAACACGTCGCACCGAAATTCGTCGAGGCCAAGAGCCAGGAGTTCGAGGAGTACCTCGTCGACGTCTCCGAGTGGGAGATCGATCGCTACCTCGAGACGTTCTGA
- a CDS encoding MarR family transcriptional regulator: protein MQTQKHRSAKAVASVPESLESAQAKLVYIYLEAADGATIDDLGEALAMKKIDILSVLNSLSSRDFVAKRGEEYVVA, encoded by the coding sequence ATGCAAACACAGAAACACCGTTCCGCGAAAGCGGTTGCGTCGGTCCCCGAGAGCCTCGAATCCGCACAGGCGAAACTCGTCTACATCTATCTCGAGGCAGCGGACGGAGCGACCATCGACGACCTCGGAGAGGCACTGGCAATGAAGAAAATCGACATTCTGAGCGTGCTGAACTCGCTCTCGAGTCGCGATTTCGTCGCGAAGCGAGGCGAAGAGTACGTCGTCGCGTAA
- a CDS encoding SDR family oxidoreductase — translation MTSSDFEFDFDGTVAVVTGASGALGSAVADRFRDAGATVCAVDVVGPDDEDSLLEPDDRTHFYEADLTDESDVADLVDRVVNDHDRIDYLLNIAGTWRGGDPIEETDGEEFEFLLDVNLKTAFLASKHALPHLQEREGAIVSVSARSSLEGGEGDGPYRISKAGIRLLTETLAEENRGTVRANCVMPSVIDTPMNREMMSDADHDSWVEPAEIADVMGFLCSDAAAVTSGAAVPVYGEA, via the coding sequence ATGACCTCGAGCGACTTCGAGTTCGATTTCGATGGGACCGTCGCGGTCGTCACTGGTGCAAGCGGTGCGCTCGGAAGCGCAGTCGCCGATCGCTTTCGCGACGCAGGAGCGACCGTCTGTGCCGTCGACGTCGTCGGACCGGACGACGAGGACAGCCTGCTCGAGCCCGACGATCGAACTCACTTCTACGAGGCGGATCTGACCGACGAGAGCGATGTCGCCGACCTCGTCGACCGGGTCGTCAACGATCACGACCGCATCGATTACCTGCTGAACATTGCTGGCACCTGGCGCGGCGGCGATCCGATCGAAGAGACCGACGGAGAGGAGTTCGAGTTCCTGCTAGACGTCAACCTGAAGACGGCGTTTCTCGCCTCGAAACACGCGCTCCCACACCTCCAGGAACGGGAGGGAGCGATCGTCAGCGTCAGTGCTCGCTCCTCGCTCGAGGGCGGCGAAGGAGACGGCCCCTACCGCATCTCGAAGGCCGGAATTCGGCTGCTGACCGAGACGCTCGCCGAGGAAAACCGTGGAACGGTCCGGGCGAACTGCGTGATGCCGAGCGTGATCGACACGCCGATGAACCGGGAGATGATGTCCGACGCGGATCACGACTCGTGGGTCGAACCGGCCGAAATCGCGGACGTGATGGGATTCCTCTGTAGCGACGCCGCCGCAGTGACCAGCGGCGCGGCGGTTCCGGTCTACGGGGAAGCTTAG
- a CDS encoding response regulator has product MTNTEDPLEILLVEDDPEDVRLLREAFGELSIDVMLTVISDGADAVDRLEDRCDDAAKTVPDLVLLDLGLPGMDGFEFLETIRNDGVLARLPVLVLTRSRATEDVLESYDLAANAYLTKPTDPSDYASIVEAIAEFWFRQAMLPSSSP; this is encoded by the coding sequence ATGACGAATACCGAAGATCCGCTCGAAATACTACTCGTCGAAGACGATCCCGAAGACGTTCGACTCCTTCGGGAAGCGTTCGGTGAACTCTCAATCGACGTGATGCTGACCGTGATCTCCGACGGTGCCGATGCCGTCGACCGCCTCGAGGACCGGTGTGACGATGCCGCCAAAACGGTTCCCGACCTGGTTCTTCTGGACCTGGGTCTTCCCGGGATGGACGGATTCGAGTTCCTCGAGACGATCCGGAACGACGGCGTTCTCGCACGTCTGCCGGTGCTCGTGCTAACCCGCTCGAGGGCTACGGAAGACGTCCTCGAGAGCTACGACCTCGCGGCCAACGCTTACCTGACCAAACCGACCGATCCCAGCGACTACGCGTCGATAGTCGAGGCGATCGCGGAGTTCTGGTTCAGGCAGGCCATGCTACCGAGTAGTTCGCCGTAG